A section of the Kluyveromyces lactis strain NRRL Y-1140 chromosome F complete sequence genome encodes:
- a CDS encoding uncharacterized protein (conserved hypothetical protein), producing MESMNTTQKKTSFSELSCLLQGSNHTHLKHSRQSSLKTTKSLYTVPELKTEGTSPTSSEPKQKGNRFHLTSSSHQLLNTIRNKKQSQAQCLVLTDQKDRRVSALSRVSSGEPLRKTFSNPINRYEYQKTYAVRPKSSSARCIPTVNTNSNSSSSSRTNSPLEPVPAVITDLTAEETFKKPINENYTLENKFETNKSIESMNNPSPISSNQSPFTKGTAVELANSISRRDSLTLKQFNSDLTNNTPSINYTSRTQLKLDHLRDKSAETRNSIHATDDIIYLLNHSADSSVSNNSLSPQKDVWKITAQGKFWLNSDLSTNLMYQQLNLQCKMVERFNYNCKSILVSRMSNIIKKREKKPARIKSNGKNSTFQQRRELSPDSTSSLTLENFVSLDALTHFDDFPAVKDGELKSILVRGKKSCEEIWHHTERKEFIAYESPTRDLTNGNFLSASTPSDKSFDKQYRNT from the coding sequence ATGGAATCGATGAACACAAcacagaagaaaacaagCTTTAGTGAGCTTTCTTGTTTACTTCAGGGTAGTAATCATACCCATTTGAAGCATTCCAGACAGTCGTCACTGAAAACTACCAAAAGCTTATACACTGTTCCGGAGCTGAAAACAGAGGGGACAAGCCCCACGAGTAGCGAACCGAAACAGAAGGGAAATCGATTCCATTTGACTAGCTCTTCTCATCAGTTGTTAAATACCAtcagaaacaagaaacaatcTCAGGCTCAATGTCTAGTTCTAACTGACCAGAAAGATAGAAGGGTTTCTGCATTGAGCAGAGTATCCTCTGGAGAACCCTTGAGGAAAACATTTTCGAATCCCATCAACAGATACGAATACCAGAAGACCTACGCGGTACGACCAAAGAGTTCAAGTGCTCGTTGCATACCGACTGTTAACACCAATAGTAATTCTTCCTCTTCGTCACGAACCAATTCTCCGTTAGAACCAGTTCCAGCTGTGATAACTGACTTGACTGCtgaagaaactttcaaaaagCCTATCAACGAGAACTACACGCTAGAGAATAAGTTCGAAACTAATAAATCGATTGAGTCCATGAACAACCCGAGTCCCATCAGTTCAAACCAATCACCATTCACTAAAGGAACTGCAGTTGAACTTGCTAATTCCATAAGCCGACGTGATTCTTTGACCTTGAAACAGTTCAATTCTGATTTGACAAACAATACGCCTTCAATAAATTATACTTCTAGAACGCAATTGAAATTAGACCATCTGAGAGACAAATCAGCCGAAACTCGAAACTCTATTCATGCAACAGATGATATAATTTATCTGTTAAACCACTCTGCAGACTCCAGCGTTTCGAACAATTCGCTATCACCACAGAAAGATGTTTGGAAAATCACTGCACAGGGGAAATTTTGGCTTAATTCAGACCTTTCTACCAATTTAATGTACCAGCAATTAAATTTGCAATGTAAAATGGTCGAACGGTTTAACTATAACTGCAAAAGTATCTTAGTGTCGAGAATGAGCAACattataaagaaaagagagaaaaaacCTGCTAGAATTAAGTCTAATGGGAAGAACTCGACTTTCCAGCAGCGACGGGAGCTATCTCCAGATTCTACTTCTTCGCTGACTTTGGAGAATTTCGTATCACTAGATGCATTAACTCATTTTGATGACTTTCCGGCTGTGAAAGATGGTGAACTGAAATCCATCCTCGTGAGGGGTAAAAAGTCGTGCGAAGAAATATGGCATCATACAGAGAGAAAGGAGTTTATAGCTTATGAGTCTCCTACTCGTGATCTCACAAACGGTAACTTTCTGTCAGCATCAACACCCTCTGATAAATCATTTGATAAACAGTATAGAAATACTTGA
- the GMH1 gene encoding Gmh1p (similar to uniprot|P36125 Saccharomyces cerevisiae YKR030W GMH1 Golgi membrane protein of unknown function interacts with Gea1p and Gea2p required for localization of Gea2p computational analysis suggests a possible role in either cell wall synthesis or protein-vacuolar targeting) has protein sequence MSDLPRTNYDFKPNRAGGVVPMVIKRLFKSPKNLDFETASWEMFNLVFKPRTAFKSFYYKRQTTESWARDDPSFFILQIGLLTLSSMVWSIVYGHSFTQFIKMMTNMIIIDFFAFGAFMATFFWIILNRSFFKFRSASSASVEWAYCFDVHCNAFLIIWCLLYFLQFLLLPIIKLHAWISLFVGNILYCTALGYYFILTFYGYSQLPFLKNINFILLPSLLMALLFLLSLFGINLADKFSFYNEA, from the coding sequence ATGTCCGATCTTCCTCGTACGAATTATGACTTCAAACCCAATCGTGCCGGGGGAGTAGTCCCAATGGTAATCAAGCGATTATTCAAATCACCGAAGAATTTAGATTTCGAGACAGCATCATGGGAGATGTTCAATTTGGTTTTTAAACCGAGAACTGCATTTAAATCATTCTATTACAAACGTCAGACGACAGAATCATGGGCTAGGGATGatccttcttttttcattttacAAATTGGTCTGCTTACTTTAAGCTCGATGGTTTGGTCTATTGTTTATGGCCACAGCTTCACCCAATTTATTAAGATGATGACCAACATGATCATTATAGATTTCTTTGCATTTGGAGCATTCATGGCTACATTTTTTTGGATCATATTGAATCGTTCATTTTTTAAGTTTAGAAGTGCGTCTAGTGCAAGCGTTGAATGGGCTTACTGTTTTGATGTTCACTGCAATGcatttttgattatttggTGTTTGCTATATTTCTTACAGTTCTTACTGCTACCGATCATTAAACTACATGCTTGGATCAGTCTCTTCGTTGGAAATATATTATACTGTACCGCGTTAGGATACTATTTCATTTTGACATTTTATGGATATAGTCAGTTGCCattcttgaagaatattAACTTCATACTTTTACCAAGTCTTCTGATGGCGTTACTCTTCCTTCTAAGTTTATTCGGTATCAATCTAGCTGACAAGTTCAGCTTTTATAACGAAGCCTGA
- the UTP10 gene encoding snoRNA-binding rRNA-processing protein UTP10 (similar to uniprot|P42945 Saccharomyces cerevisiae YJL109C UTP10 Nucleolar protein component of the small subunit (SSU) processome containing the U3 snoRNA that is involved in processing of pre-18S rRNA) → MSSLRDQLAQVAQNNATVALDRKRRQKLHSASLVYNPKTAATQDYEYIYDTALESFHTLVSLDLRFKVFTNSLFSASSVTIDRNVQTKDQIRDLDNAVNAYLMLISPKWHLTPALHATEWLIRRFQIHIHNAEMLLLSTLNQYQTPVFKRILNIVKLPPLFNPFTNFVRNDKNPTDLTLIKLFNDMDFLKLYSNYLSKIIKQKVTYTNQLLFTTCCFINVIAFNANDEDKLNKLVPLILEISAKLLASDSSDCQMAAHTMLAVLATALPLNKSIIIAATETILANLKEDDARKKALVTISKLFQTLKGVGNVDQLPVKIYKLVDNSFPFEYLLQFLSNENKYSSDKFFTAYIRSVIRYDHDKLSQIVKILRKIKLEKYEVRFIITDLIHLSEVLEDKSQLIDVFEYFISINEGLVLKCLQALNLTGEVFEIRLTTSLFSVKNSAEQSGEDIIKVLDDAKASTANGSAVPFKDFMTKNSEFISTKAESMLLVKDEKFVKLLSLFVEAVSKGYQPGLFLSSFFTTLESRITFVLRIIVSPGSPVALRLISLTQLSKFINGIDEQTDLFSLVPILVTALMDISRSVRSNTKKVLQQIAKRPFTAKYFLSNVLYGENLKVPMLSPKDSKFWLTNFLSDYIVESTDISSLVIPSKNDMVYMLFWCNQALHLPLAYSKTIMLKLLTAVPQYAFTYSKVFEQFMATYITERSSWETKCIKNKTNFKDFETAVCAIVAPKEKNSFAIDFLINCLESEYEQLSNIMADRILSLYPTLKFPNQLKIVQSIIDSSVDKELSYDGLETLQSLPLTADIFVSVLKSNTINSEDQTDLTKRRRRRSSTVNKSALQKQDISQIAEAHLKKMTIILETLDKLKVKSNENLLNALFNLLSDLETLDHDGGLPVLYAQETLSSCLLNTISSLKSNNGSMKLPSIRADILVAAIRSSTSPQMQNKLLLVVGALASVSPETILHSVMPIFTFMGAHTIRQDDEFSTLVVERTISTIVPALLKSTEVTNKSDEIEFLLMSFSTAFSHVPKHRRVSLYSTLVRELGPSDVIAPFLFLIAQQYSNCLEKFKIAESKNYIEFFKAFLSKFDILEQLHGFNELFNLVELLDEDSSKNEVAPTRTLFSNGIVNMSKSELFVLKKNDLDFIDKVIGESKSDYYNTSSNLKLRILSTLLDPNIEIEVKNQVRNEFSILLSKTLNAINMTDSLSYDKHSSAGSNDEEAGSESEAEVDQKELKDILFGLLEHVLDLLPIQDFVASILPLLQGNTDESVRHHLTVVTSNKFIEEPMESFETANEILSTLVETTEKASESTQILQVTLNTISSIVTRFGDRLDSHLLVKSMENSCKQLTSKKIELEISSLTVLTTLIQTLGVKTLAFYPKIVPVAISIFKTYQNAKNNLKEQLQLAIVLLFASMIKKIPSFLLSNLQDVFVILFHSDEVADSVRLSVISLIVEHIPLKDVFKTLQKVWTNDVSSSNNSVAVSLFLSMLESAVEAIDKKSATQQSPVFFRLLLNLFEYRSICTFDENSINRIEASVHQIANVYVLKLNDKVFRPLFALVVNWAFNGEGVTNTNMSKEERLMAFYKFYNKTQENLKSIITSYFTYLLEPTNNLLKQFISKETVNVSLRRLVLISLTSSFKYDRDEYWKSTSRFELISESLINQLTNVEDVIGKYLVKAIGSLATNNSGVDEHNKIMSDLMISHMKTSCKTREKFWAVRSMKLIYSKVGDGWLVLLPRLVPIIAELLEDEDEEVEYEVRSGLVKVVESVMGEPFDRYLS, encoded by the coding sequence ATGTCATCTTTACGTGATCAATTAGCGCAGGTAGCGCAGAATAACGCTACTGTTGCTCTTGATAGAAAGAGAAGACAAAAGTTACATTCTGCGTCTTTGGTTTACAATCCGAAGACTGCTGCTACTCAGGACTATGAGTATATATACGATACAGCGTTGGAATCGTTTCATACTTTGGTGAGTTTGGACTTGAGGTTCAAAGTTTTCACTAATTCCTTATTCAGTGCATCTTCCGTGACCATTGATAGAAACGTTCAAACAAAGGATCAGATTAGAGATTTGGATAACGCAGTTAATGCGTATTTGATGTTGATTTCGCCGAAATGGCATCTAACTCCAGCTTTGCATGCTACGGAATGGTTGATTCGTAGGTTCCAAATTCATATCCATAACGCCGAAATGCTTCTTCTATCTACTTTGAACCAATACCAAACGCCGGTGTTCAAAAGGATCCTCAATATCGTTAAGCTACCACCTTTGTTCAACCCATTTACCAATTTTGTCAGAAACGATAAGAATCCAACCGATTTGACGTTGATCAAATTGTTTAACGATATGGACTTCTTGAAgctttattcaaattatctGTCCAAGATTATCAAGCAAAAAGTTACCTATACGAATCAACTGCTATTTACCACATGTTGTTTCATTAACGTGATCGCTTTCAATGCGAACGATGAAGATAAGTTAAATAAATTGGTCCcattgattttggaaatttcCGCAAAACTTTTGGCATCGGATTCAAGCGATTGTCAAATGGCTGCTCATACTATGCTCGCGGTACTTGCCACCGCATTGCCTTTGAACAAAAGCATTATCATTGCGGCTACGGAAACTATCTTGGCCAATTTAAAGGAAGACGATGCTAGAAAAAAAGCTCTCGTCACAATCTCAAAACTTTTCCAAACCTTGAAAGGTGTAGGTAATGTGGATCAATTACCGGTCAAGATCTATAAACTCGTTGATAATTCTTTCCCATTCGAATATCTACTACAGTTCCTGAgtaatgaaaacaaatattCCTCAgataaatttttcactgCATACATTAGGTCTGTCATCAGATATGATCATGATAAATTGAGTCAAATTGTCAAAATCTTAAGGAAGATTAAGTTGGAAAAATACGAAGTTAGATTTATCATCACTGATTTGATACATTTATCTGAAGTTCTAGAGGACAAGTCACAATTAATCGATGTTTTTGAATACTTCATTTCCATTAACGAGGGACTAGTTTTGAAATGTCTTCAAGCACTAAACCTGACCGGAGAAGTTTTCGAAATAAGATTGACaacttcattattttcCGTCAAGAACAGTGCGGAACAATCTGGTGAAGATATCATTAAAGTTCTAGATGATGCTAAAGCATCAACCGCGAATGGTTCAGCTGTTCCatttaaagatttcatGACCAAAAACTCAGAGTTCATCTCCACTAAAGCGGAGTCTATGCTTCTTgttaaagatgaaaagtTTGTCAAGCTGTTGTCATTATTTGTGGAAGCTGTAAGTAAAGGATATCAACCAGGTCTATTTTTATCCTCCTTCTTCACTACTTTAGAGAGCAGGATAACGTTTGTGCTCAGAATCATCGTATCCCCTGGTTCGCCTGTTGCTCTCAGATTGATTTCACTAACACAGTTAAGcaaattcatcaatggtATAGATGAGCAAACGgatcttttctctttggtACCTATTCTAGTGACAGCATTGATGGATATTTCTAGATCTGTTCGTTCCAACACGAAAAAGGTTCTACAACAGATAGCCAAGAGACCTTTCACAGCAAAGTATTTCCTATCTAACGTACTCTACGGAGAGAATTTAAAGGTGCCAATGTTAAGTCCGAAAGATAGCAAGTTTTGGTTGACCAACTTTTTAAGCGATTACATCGTTGAAAGTACAGATATTTCATCCCTCGTCATTCCATCCAAAAATGACATGGTATATATGCTGTTTTGGTGCAACCAGGCACTGCATCTTCCTCTCGCCTATTCGAAGACTATAATGTTAAAGCTCTTGACCGCTGTGCCACAATATGCTTTTACATATTCAAAGGTGTTCGAACAATTTATGGCCACATACATCACGGAAAGAAGTTCCTGGGAAACGAAGTGcatcaaaaataaaaccaatttcaaagactTCGAAACTGCGGTATGTGCCATTGTTGcaccaaaagaaaaaaacagtTTCGCGATAGATTTTTTGATTAACTGTTTGGAATCAGAATATGAACAACTTTCGAATATCATGGCAGACAGAATTTTATCTTTGTATCCAACATTGAAATTCCCAAACCAATTAAAAATTGTTCAGAGTATAATAGACTCCTCAGTTGACAAAGAACTATCATATGATGGTCTAGAAACCCTTCAAAGTCTTCCATTAACTGCAGATATTTTTGTCTCTGTGTTGAAAAGTAATACCATAAACAGCGAAGATCAAACAGATTTGACTAAAcgtagaagaagaagatcgTCTACGGTTAACAAGTCCGCCCTACAGAAACAAgatatttctcaaattgCCGAAGCCCACCTAAAGAAAATGACTATTATTCTGGAGActttggataaattgaagGTAAAGAGTAACGAAAATCTATTGAATGCCTTATTCAACCTTTTGTCCGACTTGGAAACTTTAGACCATGATGGTGGTTTGCCTGTACTTTACGCTCAGGAAACTCTGTCCTCTTGTCTTTTGAACACTATTTCTTCTCTAAAATCTAACAACGGAAGTATGAAATTACCCTCTATTAGAGCAGATATACTAGTCGCTGCCATTAGATCATCAACATCTCCTCAAATGCAAAATAAGCTCCTATTAGTTGTTGGAGCATTGGCTTCAGTATCTCCCGAAACTATATTACATTCTGTCATGCCTATTTTTACCTTCATGGGTGCACATACGATACGTCAGGACGATGAATTCTCCACTCTAGTTGTGGAAAGAACAATTAGTACTATTGTGCCTGcattattgaaatcgaCGGAAGTTACGAACAAATCTGACGAAATAGAGTTCCTTCTAATGAGTTTCTCAACTGCATTTTCCCATGTTCCTAAGCACAGAAGGGTGAGTCTATACTCTACTTTGGTTAGAGAGCTCGGACCTTCAGATGTGATTGCTCCATTCTTGTTCTTAATAGCTCAACAATATTCGAACTGCTTGGAAAAGTTTAAAATCGCTGAATCTAAGAATTACATTGAGTTCTTTAAAGCTTTTTTGAGTAAATTCGATATTCTTGAACAACTTCACGGATTCAATGAGTTATTCAATCTAGTCGAACTTTTAGACGAGGACAGCTCAAAGAATGAGGTTGCTCCAACGAGGACTTTATTCTCAAATGGTATAGTAAACATGTCTAAGTCGGAGCTCTTtgtgttgaagaagaacgatcttgatttcattgataagGTCATTGGAGAGAGCAAATCTGACTACTATAATACATCTAGCAACCTCAAATTAAGAATATTGAGCACATTGCTGGACCCAAATATTGAGATTGAGGTCAAAAACCAAGTCAGAAATGAATTCAGTATTCTTTTGAGTAAAACATTAAATGCAATTAACATGACAGATAGTCTTTCATACGATAAACACTCATCTGCAGGATCtaacgatgaagaagcgGGTTCTGAAAGCGAGGCCGAAGTCGACCAAAAAGAGTTAAAAGACATTTTGTTCGGATTATTGGAACACGTCCTAGATTTGCTTCCTATTCAGGACTTCGTCGCATCTATTCTACCTCTACTACAAGGAAATACGGATGAGTCCGTTAGACATCATTTAACTGTAGTGACATCTAACAAGTTTATTGAGGAACCCATGGAGTCCTTCGAAACCGCCAATGAGATACTAAGTACTTTGGTGGAAACAACAGAGAAAGCCTCAGAATCTACCCAGATTTTACAAGTTACTTTGAACACCATCAGTTCAATTGTTACCAGATTTGGTGATAGGCTCGACTCTCATTTATTGGTGAAATCGATGGAAAACAGTTGCAAGCAATTGACTTCCAAGAAGATCGAACTCGAGATCTCCTCATTAACTGTTCTCACGACTCTAATCCAAACATTAGGTGTCAAAACTCTGGCATTTTACCCCAAGATTGTTCCGGTCGCGATTTCTATATTCAAGACCTACCAAAATGCCAAAAATAACCTTAAGGAACAATTGCAACTTGCAATTGTTTTACTCTTTGCCTCTATGATTAAGAAGATTCCAAGCTTCTTATTATCCAATTTACAGGATGTTTTTgttattcttttccattCTGACGAGGTCGCTGATTCTGTTAGACTATCTGTGATATCCTTGATCGTTGAACACATTCCATTAAAGgatgttttcaaaacacTGCAGAAAGTATGGACAAATGATGTATcaagttcaaataattcAGTTGCTGTATCCTTATTTTTGTCTATGTTAGAATCTGCTGTTGAAGCTATTGATAAGAAGTCGGCAACGCAACAATCTCCtgttttcttcagattATTGTTGAACTTGTTTGAATACAGATCTATTTGTACCTTCGATGAGAATTCAATCAACCGTATTGAGGCTTCTGTCCATCAAATTGCTAATGTATATGTCCTTAAGTTGAACGATAAGGTTTTCAGACCTCTATTTGCTTTGGTAGTAAATTGGGCCTTCAATGGTGAAGGAGTTACAAACACAAACATGtcgaaagaagaaaggCTAATGGCATTCTATAAGTTCTACAACAAGACACAAGAAAACTTGAAGTCGATCATCACATCTTATTTCACCTACCTCTTGGAACCAACCAACAATCTACTGAAACAATTCATCTCGAAGGAGACCGTTAATGTGAGCCTTCGTCGTTTGGTTTTGATTTCCTTGacatcttctttcaaatatgATAGAGATGAATATTGGAAGTCTACCTCAAGATTCGAACTGATAAGTGAATCTTTGATTAACCAATTGACCAATGTCGAAGATGTCATTGGTAAATACTTGGTGAAGGCCATTGGTTCATTAGCCACAAATAACTCTGGTGTTGATGAACATAATAAGATCATGAGCGACCTAATGATCTCTCACATGAAGACGTCATGCAAGACAAGAGAGAAATTCTGGGCGGTAAGATCTATGAAGTTAATCTATTCTAAGGTGGGAGACGGCTGGTTAGTATTGTTACCTCGTTTGGTACCTATCATCGCAGAATTGTTggaagacgaagatgagGAAGTTGAATACGAGGTAAGAAGCGGGTTAGTTAAGGTTGTCGAAAGTGTAATGGGTGAACCATTTGATAGATACCTAAGTTAA